One segment of Methylotuvimicrobium sp. KM2 DNA contains the following:
- a CDS encoding HAD-IC family P-type ATPase, translated as MKLSVTELMAMRDEDNKTVTKDGPEHSAHRGTGYSDRFRIRLEHGSFLLMLVLVTLLFLHLLEPFFSAVFWACVIGMLFHPLYVRLVKLWGRPNPAALATLAICLLVGIAPALFVVVSFFQEGAELYQRLQSGDIDFSRYIAQIKQGFPAVHGLLERLHLDLDIFKEHLSNAAIMVSRHIAQNAVQIGQSAMEFVVSLGLTLYVAFFMLRDSHVLLALLIKALPLGDEREKLLFAKFTEVIRATVKGNLTVAAVQGALGGIIFALLGIQGALLWGVVMALLSLIPVIGAGLIWMPVAIYLFAVGDWEHGLILIGFGAGVIGLVDNLLRPVLVGRDTKLPDYIVLLSTLGGLVWFGMNGFVIGPLIAALFVAFWEIFIREFNADFNDDNRAASIDLDDRSSASVNRQRGSWHTLEVETVAAQFATDSITGLTTAEARHRLKLHGENCLTESPPRPLWLKFLDQFKSFLIVVLLLAALLAWFIGDLKDAIVILIVVAFNAGLGFYQEHRAEQTLASLKSMLAPRAKVRRDGQMQEIDAAELVPGDIVLLEAGDRVPADGRLVEAHSLEVQESALTGESQAVAKTYEKLDLDDLPLAEQNNLLFMNTVVTRGRATMIITDTGMRTVMGGLAEMIAQAPDSPSPLQRQLDVLGKRLAVLAGGIVLIIFALTIQRGAPWTDAAMTAIALAVASVPEGLPAVVTVTLSIGMWRMARKRAILKKLASVETLGSTTVICTDKTGTLTLNQMTARSGWYAGQRFDVTGEGYRADGRIESSGDRDWRPFLLPMALCTESSVRDGELIGDPTEGALFVLTQKSGIDPALEQERSPRIAEIPFDSAHKFMATFHRRENVVDMFIKGAPDVLLKHSRFCLGDNGKVPLDDPLLGTIKTEHDRLANSALRVLAVARREVAANEFDPKGDLWRWTEAWEFLGLVGLMDPPRAEAAEAVTHCKTAGIQVKMITGDHKTTATAIANELGLTGDVVTGGELDRMSPNELSRRIDDIAVFARVSPQHKVAILRALKSGGHITAMTGDGVNDAPALKAADIGVAMGVTGTAVTREAATLVLTDDNFATIVHAVEEGRVIYDNIIKFVRFQLSTNIAAILTVLASTLLALPMPFTAIQLLWINIIMDGPPAMTLGIEPARSGLMQEPPRRPGAQILSGGRLLRLVAYGMTMMIGTLSVFTYSLEQGNPEYAVTMAFTTFVLYQFFNVFNARAERETAFNRNFFHNRKLWLALFVVVLLQVLVVHWPPAQKIFGTTALNTVDWLVAILVASSVLVLDETRKWITRCVTKTVSK; from the coding sequence ATGAAGCTCAGTGTAACGGAATTGATGGCGATGCGAGACGAAGATAATAAAACAGTAACCAAAGACGGACCCGAGCATTCCGCTCATCGCGGTACCGGTTATTCCGACCGTTTCCGCATCCGATTAGAACATGGATCGTTTCTATTGATGCTCGTCCTGGTCACGTTGTTGTTCTTGCATTTGCTCGAACCCTTTTTCAGCGCCGTTTTTTGGGCTTGCGTGATCGGAATGTTGTTTCACCCTCTGTACGTGCGCCTTGTCAAGCTTTGGGGGCGTCCGAATCCGGCGGCGCTCGCGACATTGGCGATTTGCCTTCTGGTCGGCATCGCTCCGGCCCTGTTCGTTGTCGTGTCTTTTTTTCAGGAAGGCGCGGAACTTTATCAGCGACTGCAAAGCGGCGACATCGATTTCAGCCGTTATATCGCTCAAATTAAACAAGGGTTTCCGGCGGTTCATGGCTTGCTGGAACGCCTGCATCTCGATCTGGATATTTTTAAGGAACATCTCTCGAACGCAGCGATCATGGTCAGCCGTCATATTGCCCAGAATGCCGTTCAGATCGGTCAAAGCGCGATGGAGTTTGTCGTCAGCCTCGGCTTGACGTTGTACGTCGCCTTTTTTATGTTGCGCGACAGTCATGTTTTGCTGGCGTTGTTGATAAAAGCTTTACCGCTAGGAGACGAACGCGAAAAATTACTCTTCGCGAAATTCACCGAAGTCATCAGAGCAACCGTCAAAGGCAATCTGACGGTCGCCGCAGTTCAAGGTGCATTGGGCGGAATCATTTTTGCGTTGCTCGGCATACAAGGCGCGTTGCTATGGGGCGTCGTGATGGCGCTATTGTCGCTGATTCCGGTTATCGGCGCTGGGCTCATCTGGATGCCGGTCGCGATTTATTTGTTTGCTGTCGGCGACTGGGAGCATGGTTTGATTCTGATCGGTTTCGGTGCCGGCGTGATCGGTTTGGTCGACAATTTATTAAGACCGGTACTGGTTGGTCGTGACACTAAACTACCCGACTATATCGTCTTGTTGTCGACGCTCGGCGGTTTAGTCTGGTTCGGCATGAACGGATTCGTGATCGGACCGTTGATTGCCGCTCTATTTGTCGCGTTTTGGGAAATCTTCATCCGCGAATTCAATGCCGATTTCAACGACGATAATCGAGCTGCATCGATCGATTTGGATGATCGATCGTCCGCGTCGGTAAATCGCCAGCGCGGATCGTGGCATACGCTTGAAGTCGAGACGGTGGCTGCGCAATTCGCAACCGATTCGATAACGGGACTGACCACGGCAGAGGCCCGTCATCGGTTAAAATTGCACGGCGAAAACTGTTTGACTGAATCGCCGCCGCGTCCGCTTTGGCTTAAATTTCTCGATCAATTCAAAAGTTTTCTGATCGTCGTTTTGTTATTGGCGGCCCTGCTGGCCTGGTTTATCGGTGATCTGAAAGATGCCATCGTAATTTTAATCGTCGTCGCTTTCAATGCCGGTTTGGGCTTTTATCAAGAACATCGTGCCGAACAGACATTGGCGTCATTGAAAAGCATGTTGGCGCCGCGTGCAAAAGTGCGACGCGACGGACAAATGCAGGAGATCGATGCGGCGGAATTGGTGCCTGGCGATATCGTTTTGCTCGAAGCCGGCGATCGGGTGCCGGCAGACGGCCGCTTGGTCGAAGCCCACAGTCTCGAAGTGCAGGAATCGGCGTTGACCGGTGAATCGCAAGCCGTTGCGAAGACATATGAAAAGCTGGATCTAGACGATTTGCCGTTGGCCGAACAAAACAACCTCTTGTTTATGAATACGGTCGTCACGAGAGGGCGGGCGACAATGATAATCACCGACACCGGGATGCGTACGGTCATGGGCGGTTTGGCAGAAATGATTGCGCAAGCACCCGATTCGCCTTCGCCTCTGCAAAGACAGCTCGATGTTTTAGGCAAGCGGCTGGCTGTTCTCGCCGGCGGGATCGTGCTGATTATCTTTGCGCTGACGATTCAACGCGGAGCTCCGTGGACCGATGCGGCTATGACGGCTATTGCGTTGGCCGTGGCTTCGGTGCCGGAAGGGCTTCCCGCCGTCGTTACTGTGACGCTGTCAATCGGTATGTGGCGAATGGCGAGAAAACGCGCGATTCTCAAAAAACTGGCTTCGGTCGAAACGCTCGGATCGACTACGGTCATCTGCACCGACAAGACCGGCACGTTGACACTCAATCAGATGACGGCCCGTTCGGGATGGTATGCCGGTCAACGTTTCGATGTCACGGGCGAAGGGTATCGGGCCGATGGTCGCATCGAAAGCTCCGGCGATCGGGATTGGCGACCGTTTTTGTTGCCGATGGCGCTTTGTACCGAGTCAAGCGTACGAGACGGCGAGTTGATTGGTGATCCGACCGAAGGCGCGCTTTTCGTATTGACGCAAAAAAGCGGGATCGACCCCGCTCTCGAACAGGAACGTTCGCCGAGAATTGCGGAAATTCCTTTCGATTCTGCGCACAAGTTCATGGCCACTTTTCACCGGCGCGAAAACGTGGTGGATATGTTTATCAAAGGCGCACCCGACGTTTTGTTGAAGCATTCGCGCTTTTGCCTCGGCGATAACGGTAAGGTGCCGCTCGATGATCCGCTGCTCGGCACGATCAAAACCGAACACGACCGTCTCGCCAACAGCGCATTGAGGGTGCTTGCCGTCGCTAGACGGGAAGTCGCGGCGAATGAATTCGACCCGAAAGGCGATCTTTGGCGGTGGACCGAAGCGTGGGAGTTTTTAGGCCTGGTCGGTTTGATGGACCCGCCCCGAGCCGAAGCGGCGGAAGCCGTCACGCACTGTAAAACGGCGGGGATTCAAGTCAAAATGATTACCGGCGACCATAAAACAACCGCTACGGCGATCGCGAACGAGTTAGGCCTGACGGGGGATGTTGTCACCGGGGGCGAACTCGACCGGATGTCGCCGAACGAATTGAGCCGGCGCATTGACGATATCGCTGTATTCGCACGCGTCTCGCCGCAGCACAAGGTCGCGATTCTGAGAGCGTTGAAATCCGGCGGTCATATCACCGCGATGACCGGCGACGGCGTGAACGATGCGCCTGCCCTCAAAGCCGCCGATATCGGCGTCGCAATGGGCGTCACCGGCACGGCGGTGACACGAGAGGCCGCCACGCTGGTGTTGACCGACGACAACTTCGCGACTATCGTTCATGCGGTTGAGGAGGGGCGGGTTATTTACGACAATATTATCAAGTTCGTGCGATTCCAGCTTTCGACAAACATTGCCGCTATTTTGACGGTGTTGGCATCCACGTTATTGGCTTTGCCGATGCCGTTTACGGCGATCCAATTGCTGTGGATCAACATCATCATGGATGGTCCGCCGGCGATGACGCTCGGTATCGAACCGGCTCGTAGCGGTTTGATGCAAGAGCCGCCGCGTCGTCCAGGCGCGCAGATTCTTTCCGGCGGTCGTTTGCTGCGCTTGGTGGCTTACGGCATGACGATGATGATCGGTACCTTGTCGGTATTTACCTATAGTCTTGAACAGGGCAACCCTGAATATGCGGTTACGATGGCATTTACGACCTTTGTGCTGTATCAGTTCTTTAACGTATTCAACGCCCGAGCCGAGCGCGAAACGGCGTTCAACCGCAATTTTTTTCATAACCGAAAATTATGGTTAGCTCTGTTTGTCGTCGTTTTGCTACAAGTCTTGGTCGTTCATTGGCCGCCCGCGCAAAAAATATTCGGAACGACAGCGCTGAATACGGTCGACTGGCTGGTTGCGATACTGGTTGCTTCGAGCGTTTTAGTGCTCGACGAAACGAGAAAATGGATAACGAGATGCGTGACGAAAACGGTTTCGAAATAG
- a CDS encoding hemolysin family protein: MDIALLVILIILNGLFAMSEIALVIARKNRLQKLADDGDKAAGIAIRLGSKPTQFLSTIQIGITAIGILNGIVGEAALAEPLAKILIGIGMEQKASATGATAIVVVGITYVSIVIGELVPKRIAQHNAEGIARFVARPISILAKLSRPFVFFLSVSTDSLLFLIGKKGLSNTNITEQDIHAMLAEGKASGVIEVQEHDMVRNVFRLDDRQIASLMTPRSEIVYLDIDKSIEKGIEQLIQSGHSCFPVCRGGLHVILGVISAKQMLRHRLTTETDRIIEFLQPAVYVPESLTGMKLLEQFRESGVRMVFVVDEYGEILGLITLHDVLEALVGEFKPRDPEDVWAVQREDGSWLLDGLIPIPVLKDRLDLKSVPEENKGRYNTLSGMMMWLIGSLPRTGDVTQWERWRLEVVDLDGNRIDKVLASQLPDSNSERTHQQSD, encoded by the coding sequence TTGGATATCGCTCTACTGGTTATTCTCATCATTTTAAATGGCTTGTTCGCAATGTCAGAGATTGCGTTGGTGATAGCCCGCAAAAATAGACTTCAAAAACTGGCGGATGACGGCGATAAAGCAGCAGGGATCGCTATACGTCTCGGAAGTAAACCCACTCAGTTCTTGTCGACAATTCAGATCGGTATTACAGCAATCGGCATTCTCAATGGGATAGTCGGTGAGGCCGCGCTGGCGGAGCCTCTCGCCAAGATTTTAATCGGAATTGGCATGGAGCAAAAAGCCAGCGCCACTGGCGCCACTGCAATTGTGGTTGTAGGAATAACCTATGTTTCCATCGTCATAGGCGAGCTGGTCCCGAAGAGAATAGCGCAACACAATGCCGAAGGCATTGCTCGTTTCGTGGCGCGCCCCATATCTATTCTGGCGAAACTGTCCCGTCCATTTGTATTCTTCCTATCTGTATCGACCGATAGTTTGCTGTTTTTGATTGGCAAAAAGGGGCTGAGCAACACCAACATTACCGAACAAGATATCCACGCGATGTTGGCCGAAGGCAAAGCATCAGGGGTAATTGAAGTACAGGAACACGATATGGTGCGCAACGTGTTTCGGCTTGACGATCGCCAAATAGCCTCACTGATGACGCCACGCAGCGAAATTGTCTATTTGGACATCGACAAGTCAATTGAAAAAGGTATCGAGCAGCTGATTCAATCGGGTCATTCATGTTTTCCTGTATGTCGCGGCGGATTACATGTGATTCTTGGAGTGATCAGCGCGAAACAAATGCTAAGACATCGTTTAACGACCGAGACCGACCGCATCATCGAGTTTTTGCAGCCTGCCGTTTATGTTCCCGAGTCATTGACAGGAATGAAATTACTGGAGCAATTTCGGGAATCCGGCGTCCGAATGGTTTTTGTTGTCGATGAGTACGGAGAGATATTGGGACTGATTACGTTGCACGATGTTTTAGAGGCATTGGTCGGTGAATTCAAACCTCGCGATCCGGAGGATGTTTGGGCGGTTCAACGTGAGGACGGCTCTTGGTTGCTGGACGGCTTAATTCCTATTCCGGTGCTCAAAGATCGGCTCGATTTGAAGTCAGTGCCTGAAGAAAATAAAGGTAGGTATAACACGCTCAGCGGAATGATGATGTGGCTGATCGGCAGTCTTCCGCGTACCGGCGACGTCACTCAATGGGAGCGATGGCGGCTTGAAGTTGTCGATTTAGACGGCAATCGAATCGATAAGGTGTTGGCCAGTCAGTTGCCTGATTCGAATTCCGAAAGGACGCACCAACAGTCGGATTGA
- a CDS encoding FAD-dependent monooxygenase, whose translation MNFDVVVVGGGMVGAAVACGLGGSGLKVAVIEQVFPDEFSSDQPHDLRVSALSIASRHILEVVGAWQGVLNRRYCPFRRMRVWETVGDTEFCSDDINYNELGYIVENRVTQLALLERLQDFDNVSLFCPANVKRIDYGLDDERHRSAVELDDGTVLTANVLVGADGGNSKVRQVAGIGVTGWDYKQHALVIYVATDYPQQDITWQRFVPSGPQAFLPLTGRHGSLVWYNSPDAVKRLKSLSCEQLLLELTEAFPECLGRINAVLNTASFPLKRQHAQNYVKPGIALVGDAAHMINPLAGQGVNIGLLDAASLVEVLLEAYQAGCDIGSLPELMRYEKARRVDNLRMMTVMDVFYRVFSNEIAPVKFFRNLGLGLAERIMPAKKKIMRAAMGLDGDLPKLAKRETFRDSRRTPGTY comes from the coding sequence ATGAATTTTGATGTTGTAGTAGTCGGTGGGGGGATGGTTGGGGCCGCAGTGGCTTGCGGATTAGGCGGAAGCGGTCTTAAAGTTGCGGTTATCGAGCAAGTATTTCCCGATGAGTTTTCTTCAGATCAGCCCCATGATCTCAGAGTTTCCGCGTTGAGTATTGCCTCGCGGCATATTTTGGAGGTGGTCGGAGCGTGGCAGGGTGTTCTGAATCGCCGTTATTGCCCTTTTCGGCGTATGCGAGTATGGGAAACCGTCGGCGATACCGAATTTTGCAGTGACGACATTAATTATAACGAGTTGGGGTATATCGTCGAAAACCGGGTAACCCAATTGGCCTTGTTGGAGCGTTTGCAGGATTTCGATAATGTCAGCTTATTTTGTCCGGCTAATGTTAAGCGCATCGATTACGGCTTGGATGACGAAAGACATCGTTCGGCGGTCGAGTTGGATGACGGTACGGTTTTGACGGCGAATGTCTTAGTCGGTGCCGACGGAGGGAATTCGAAAGTTCGCCAGGTCGCCGGGATCGGCGTGACCGGTTGGGATTATAAGCAGCACGCGCTGGTGATTTATGTGGCAACCGATTATCCGCAGCAGGATATTACTTGGCAGCGATTCGTGCCTAGCGGGCCACAGGCTTTTTTGCCGTTAACCGGTCGACACGGGTCGTTGGTTTGGTATAACTCTCCTGATGCAGTCAAACGATTAAAATCCTTATCCTGCGAGCAATTGCTGCTCGAATTGACCGAGGCGTTTCCGGAGTGTTTAGGTAGAATCAACGCTGTCTTGAATACCGCTTCGTTTCCGTTGAAACGACAGCACGCTCAAAATTATGTGAAACCCGGCATCGCTTTGGTCGGTGATGCTGCGCATATGATTAATCCATTGGCGGGTCAAGGCGTCAATATCGGTTTGCTCGATGCGGCTTCGTTGGTAGAAGTTTTGCTGGAGGCTTATCAGGCTGGATGCGATATAGGTTCATTGCCGGAATTAATGCGTTATGAAAAGGCAAGGCGTGTTGATAATCTCAGAATGATGACGGTCATGGATGTTTTTTACCGTGTTTTCAGTAATGAGATCGCCCCGGTTAAGTTTTTCCGTAATTTGGGTTTGGGTCTAGCTGAACGCATTATGCCGGCCAAGAAAAAAATCATGCGGGCCGCGATGGGTTTGGATGGGGATTTACCCAAGTTAGCTAAGCGTGAGACTTTTCGAGATAGCCGGCGCACACCAGGTACATACTAA